Proteins from one Hydrogenophaga sp. SL48 genomic window:
- a CDS encoding aspartate aminotransferase family protein → MNETELMERRRSLLGPNVSTFYKRPVHIVKGEDVWLWDAEGRRYLDCYNNVPHVGHCNPRVVEAICSQSAQLNVHSRYLHENLVNYVEKLTSTYGGELSNALLTCTGSEANDIALRMAEAMTGKRGVIATDATYHGNTSLVSQLSTGNAPKYGYGLDQYVRHVEAPDSLRIDDPQGLRFAAKVQEQIAEHERSGIGFAALIVCPLFLNEGFPDQAPGWLRATEQVVREAGGFLICDEVQSGFARSGSHFWAHQKQGVTPDVVTMGKPMGNGYPVAGLVTRPEVMERFRNSYRYFNTFGGNPVACAAAMAVLEEIQQRKLQANAAKIGALAAKALAELASKHGVIGDVRQSGMVFGVEFLKDKATQEPASGFADQVVEAMRERGVLLSKLGRHKNTLKIRPPMTFSEEHLGLLVQTLDEVLAELAPQS, encoded by the coding sequence ATGAATGAAACCGAATTGATGGAGAGAAGGCGCTCTCTTCTCGGGCCGAATGTCTCCACCTTCTACAAACGACCGGTCCACATCGTGAAGGGCGAGGACGTGTGGCTGTGGGACGCGGAAGGTCGTCGCTACCTCGACTGCTACAACAACGTGCCGCACGTTGGGCACTGCAACCCCAGGGTGGTCGAAGCGATCTGTTCGCAGAGCGCGCAGCTCAATGTGCACAGCCGCTACCTGCACGAGAACCTGGTGAACTACGTTGAGAAGCTGACGTCCACCTATGGCGGCGAGCTGTCCAACGCCTTGCTGACCTGCACCGGTTCCGAGGCCAACGACATCGCGCTGCGTATGGCAGAGGCCATGACCGGCAAGCGGGGTGTGATCGCCACCGATGCCACCTACCACGGCAACACCAGCCTGGTCAGCCAACTGTCGACCGGCAATGCGCCGAAATACGGCTACGGGCTTGACCAGTACGTGCGCCATGTCGAGGCGCCCGACAGCTTGCGCATCGACGACCCCCAGGGGCTGCGCTTTGCGGCCAAGGTGCAGGAACAGATTGCTGAGCATGAGCGCTCGGGCATCGGCTTCGCGGCACTGATCGTGTGTCCGCTGTTCCTCAATGAAGGCTTCCCCGACCAGGCCCCCGGCTGGCTGCGCGCGACCGAGCAGGTGGTCCGCGAGGCTGGCGGTTTCCTGATCTGCGACGAGGTGCAGTCGGGCTTCGCGCGCAGCGGCAGCCACTTCTGGGCCCACCAGAAACAGGGCGTGACGCCCGATGTGGTGACCATGGGCAAACCCATGGGCAACGGCTACCCGGTGGCGGGTCTGGTCACGCGGCCGGAGGTGATGGAGCGCTTCCGGAACTCCTACCGCTACTTCAACACCTTTGGTGGCAACCCCGTGGCCTGCGCCGCCGCCATGGCCGTGCTGGAAGAGATTCAGCAGCGCAAGCTGCAGGCCAATGCAGCAAAGATCGGCGCCCTGGCCGCGAAGGCGCTGGCCGAACTGGCCAGCAAGCACGGCGTCATCGGCGACGTCCGCCAGAGCGGCATGGTGTTTGGCGTCGAGTTCCTGAAGGACAAGGCCACGCAGGAGCCCGCCTCGGGCTTCGCCGATCAGGTGGTGGAGGCGATGCGCGAGCGGGGCGTGCTGCTGTCCAAGCTGGGGCGGCACAAGAACACCCTCAAGATCCGCCCGCCGATGACCTTCTCGGAAGAACACCTGGGCCTGCTGGTGCAGACGCTGGACGAGGTGCTGGCCGAGCTGGCGCCTCAGTCATGA
- a CDS encoding TorF family putative porin, which produces MKRAFTLLACSAACLTAPTIALAETSYNLGVVSLYKSNGLDQDNPKGKQVRPALQGGVDTSFDNGFYLGNWNSTGRFGDAKLEIDLYGGHRGAITEQLSYDVGLISFIYPGSGGGWNGNEAYASLSWGPVTVKYARGVSGVIEKFGRLSLAYTQPIGEAWKLQGTLGMRNKIAGDFGDYSLGVTRDLGEGLSLGATLSGATRKAQLGGAGDNRLVLSLVKGF; this is translated from the coding sequence ATGAAACGCGCCTTCACCCTTCTGGCATGCAGTGCGGCCTGCCTGACCGCCCCCACCATCGCGCTGGCCGAGACCAGCTACAACCTGGGCGTCGTGTCCCTGTACAAGTCCAACGGTCTGGACCAGGACAACCCCAAGGGGAAACAGGTTCGCCCCGCCCTACAGGGCGGCGTCGACACCAGCTTCGACAACGGCTTCTACCTGGGCAACTGGAACTCCACCGGCCGCTTCGGCGACGCGAAGCTGGAAATCGATCTCTACGGCGGCCACCGCGGCGCCATCACCGAGCAGCTGTCCTACGACGTCGGGCTGATCAGCTTCATCTACCCCGGCAGCGGCGGGGGCTGGAACGGCAACGAGGCTTATGCCAGCCTGAGCTGGGGGCCGGTGACCGTCAAGTACGCACGTGGCGTGAGTGGCGTGATCGAGAAATTCGGTCGCCTGAGCCTGGCCTACACCCAGCCGATCGGCGAGGCCTGGAAGCTGCAGGGCACGCTGGGCATGCGCAACAAGATCGCCGGCGACTTCGGCGACTACAGCCTGGGCGTGACTCGCGACCTGGGCGAGGGCCTGTCCTTGGGCGCCACGCTGTCGGGCGCCACCCGCAAGGCGCAGCTGGGCGGTGCCGGTGACAACCGCCTGGTGCTGAGCCTGGTCAAGGGCTTCTGA
- a CDS encoding APC family permease: MKTASTSLASSGPAPGAEQSLRSGRLGVIGIVFFVVAAASPLVGMTGALPAAILLGNGAAAPGAYLLAGLILLLFSVGYAAMSHQVTNSGAFFAYIGRGMGLHLGVGSAFVSLLAYLAIHLSIFGFFGGLMAEQVGGLPWWGWSLVAWAAVTWLSLRSVDVGAHVLGLLMGLELLSLVVTAVAIFLQGGPEGWNFAASFSPANILAGGLSGSAGIALAFAFASFVGFEATAIYGEESIDPKRTVPLATYVAVVLITVLFAFTSFAVVSGLGAGKVMDRVVELSSVDGAPLVNPANVLFTLAGQYVGDWLSALMKSLVLSSLFAAMLAFQNSAARYLFALGRGGTLPAAVARVNRRGAPSAGSIIVSVITAAVIALFAVAGLDPILNMFFWFSGLAVVSILLIEILVCLAVIAWFRRVPGDANIFQSLIAPVLATVGLSVGLYLLLARFGLLTGAVAEGLDPTTTSWAMNGLGWFMALLPFGVLVVGYAFAIVRHKENKGLIQDVIS, translated from the coding sequence ATGAAAACCGCTTCCACTTCACTTGCATCGTCCGGGCCCGCCCCGGGCGCAGAACAGTCCCTGCGCTCCGGTCGCCTGGGCGTGATCGGCATCGTCTTCTTCGTGGTCGCCGCCGCCTCGCCGCTGGTGGGCATGACCGGTGCACTGCCTGCCGCCATCCTGCTGGGCAATGGCGCCGCAGCGCCGGGCGCCTACCTGCTGGCGGGTCTGATCCTGCTGCTGTTCAGCGTGGGCTACGCCGCCATGAGCCACCAGGTGACCAACTCGGGCGCGTTCTTCGCGTACATCGGTCGCGGCATGGGCTTGCACCTGGGCGTGGGCTCGGCTTTCGTTTCCCTGCTGGCCTACCTGGCCATCCACCTGTCGATCTTCGGCTTCTTCGGCGGCCTGATGGCCGAGCAGGTCGGGGGGCTGCCCTGGTGGGGATGGTCCCTGGTGGCCTGGGCGGCGGTGACCTGGCTGTCGCTGCGCAGCGTGGACGTGGGTGCGCACGTGCTGGGTCTGCTGATGGGGCTGGAGCTCCTGAGCCTGGTGGTCACGGCGGTGGCGATCTTCCTGCAGGGTGGGCCGGAGGGCTGGAATTTTGCGGCGTCCTTCAGCCCGGCCAACATCCTGGCGGGTGGTCTGTCGGGTTCCGCCGGCATCGCGCTGGCCTTCGCGTTCGCCTCTTTCGTGGGCTTCGAAGCCACCGCCATCTACGGCGAAGAATCGATCGACCCCAAGCGCACCGTGCCGCTGGCGACGTATGTCGCGGTGGTGCTGATCACCGTCCTGTTCGCCTTCACCTCGTTCGCCGTGGTCAGTGGCCTCGGTGCTGGCAAGGTGATGGACCGTGTGGTCGAGCTGTCGTCGGTCGACGGCGCGCCCCTGGTCAACCCCGCCAACGTGCTGTTCACGCTGGCGGGCCAGTATGTGGGTGACTGGCTGTCCGCGCTGATGAAGAGCCTGGTGCTCTCGAGTCTGTTTGCTGCCATGCTGGCGTTCCAGAACTCCGCCGCGCGCTACCTGTTTGCCCTGGGCCGCGGCGGCACCTTGCCCGCCGCGGTGGCCCGGGTCAACCGGCGCGGTGCACCATCGGCCGGTTCGATCATCGTGTCCGTGATCACCGCCGCCGTGATCGCCCTCTTTGCGGTGGCGGGCCTGGACCCCATCCTCAACATGTTCTTCTGGTTCTCCGGTCTGGCGGTGGTCTCGATCCTGCTGATCGAGATCCTGGTCTGCCTGGCGGTGATCGCCTGGTTCCGCCGCGTGCCCGGTGACGCGAACATTTTTCAGTCGCTGATTGCGCCGGTGCTGGCCACCGTTGGCCTGTCGGTCGGGCTCTACCTTCTGCTGGCGCGGTTCGGCCTGTTGACGGGGGCGGTCGCTGAAGGCCTGGACCCGACGACCACCTCCTGGGCCATGAATGGTCTGGGCTGGTTCATGGCGCTGTTGCCGTTCGGTGTACTGGTGGTGGGCTATGCCTTCGCGATCGTTCGCCACAAGGAAAACAAGGGCCTGATCCAGGACGTGATCTCCTGA
- a CDS encoding aminotransferase class III-fold pyridoxal phosphate-dependent enzyme: protein MNTTEQLKQDNGQFLWHPMAHPAAMKKAKPDIVARGEGCWIWDVDGHKMLDGVGGLWASNLGHSTKPVRDAIVAQLDELPFYNVFRGTTHPRAIELSSRLVKLMEPDGVSAVLFSNGGSDAVEGALKIARQYHKLRGEKDRFKFISLRQGYHGVHFGGMSVNGNTNFRRAYEPLLPGCFHIDTPWLYRNPYTDDPLELGEICAELLEREIVFQGPDTVAAFIAEPVQGAGGVIVPPANYWPLVRKICDKHGVLLIADEVVTGFGRTGHLFGTRMWGVNADLWCLAKGISSGYVPLGATAISAKVAKVFDEDKTGQASVSHGYTYSAHPVAAAAALATLDEVERLDVPGNAGRVGAVMQERLRKLEQSCSFVGNVRGVGLMLGIEMVDDKALRTPMPRSSDIPARVAKEAYRRGLMVRISGPNLILSPPLVISLEEVNHLCDVLEASFAAVEASL from the coding sequence ATGAACACCACCGAGCAACTCAAGCAAGACAACGGCCAGTTCCTCTGGCACCCCATGGCCCACCCGGCCGCGATGAAGAAGGCCAAGCCCGACATCGTGGCGCGCGGTGAAGGCTGCTGGATCTGGGACGTGGACGGCCACAAGATGCTCGACGGTGTGGGCGGCCTCTGGGCCAGCAACCTGGGCCACAGCACGAAACCCGTGCGCGACGCCATCGTGGCTCAGCTCGACGAGCTGCCGTTCTACAACGTGTTCCGCGGCACCACGCACCCGCGCGCCATCGAGCTCTCGTCTCGCCTCGTCAAGCTGATGGAGCCCGACGGTGTGTCGGCCGTGCTGTTTTCCAACGGCGGTTCCGACGCGGTGGAAGGCGCCCTGAAGATCGCGCGGCAGTACCACAAGCTGCGCGGCGAGAAGGATCGTTTCAAGTTCATCAGCCTGCGCCAGGGCTACCACGGCGTGCACTTCGGTGGCATGAGCGTCAACGGCAACACCAACTTCCGCCGCGCCTACGAGCCGCTGCTGCCCGGCTGCTTCCACATCGACACGCCCTGGCTCTACCGCAACCCCTACACCGACGACCCGCTGGAGCTGGGCGAAATCTGCGCCGAGCTGCTGGAGCGCGAGATCGTGTTCCAGGGGCCGGACACCGTGGCCGCCTTCATCGCCGAGCCGGTGCAGGGCGCGGGCGGCGTGATCGTGCCGCCGGCCAACTACTGGCCGCTGGTGCGCAAGATTTGCGACAAACACGGCGTGCTGCTGATCGCCGACGAGGTGGTCACCGGCTTCGGCCGCACCGGCCACCTGTTCGGCACGCGGATGTGGGGTGTGAACGCCGACCTGTGGTGCCTGGCCAAGGGCATCAGCTCGGGCTATGTGCCGCTGGGCGCCACCGCCATCTCCGCCAAAGTGGCGAAGGTGTTCGACGAAGACAAGACCGGCCAGGCTTCGGTGAGCCACGGCTACACCTACAGCGCGCACCCGGTGGCCGCCGCCGCCGCGCTGGCCACGCTGGACGAGGTCGAGCGGCTGGACGTGCCGGGCAACGCAGGCCGGGTCGGCGCCGTGATGCAGGAGCGCCTGCGCAAGCTGGAGCAAAGCTGCAGCTTCGTCGGCAACGTGCGCGGCGTCGGCCTGATGCTGGGCATCGAAATGGTGGACGACAAGGCGCTGCGCACGCCCATGCCGCGCAGCAGCGACATCCCGGCCCGCGTGGCCAAGGAGGCCTACCGGCGCGGCCTGATGGTGCGCATCTCCGGCCCCAACCTCATCCTCTCGCCGCCGCTGGTGATTTCGCTGGAAGAGGTGAACCATCTGTGCGATGTGCTCGAAGCGTCCTTCGCGGCTGTGGAGGCCAGCCTGTGA
- a CDS encoding AMP-binding protein, which translates to MTKISPDYLALQRLYHWEKTALSRVALTQPMGGGAVQDFTWAQVADQSRRMAAHLQAQGWAPGSKVAILSKNCAWWMMSDLAIWMAGYVSVPLYPTLAPETITQILTHSESKACFIGKLDGWAHMKPGVPAGLPCLSYPLSPDDAVAAYEGWDTVIARTQPLQGSPVRAEDELATLIYTSGTTGMPKGVMHSFGNFAWALDRGIQRIPLSGDDRMLSYLPLAHVVERMLVEHGWLRTAMHVYFAESLDTFAADLQRARPTVFFSVPRLWVKFQQGIHHKMPPAKLNRLLGIPIIGGLVRRKVKKALGLDQCTFAAGGAAPMPHALLTWYSHLGQDINEGYGMTENLALSHITVQGQNQQGTVGPTYPGVEHRLDPATGEIQMRSQALMMGYYKEPEKTAEVFTPDGWLKTGDKGAIDAQGLLRITGRVKDLFKTGKGKYVAPAPIEDKLVMHEAVEACVVTGANLGQPLGIVMLNADFAAKAKDTAGRADLEASLAQHVKAINATLDPHERLQCLVVTTTAWTVDNDVITPTFKVKRNRIEDLYAKHYEAWEASGSLVIWEKG; encoded by the coding sequence ATGACCAAGATTTCACCCGACTACCTTGCCCTGCAACGCCTGTACCACTGGGAGAAGACCGCCCTGTCGCGGGTGGCCCTGACCCAGCCCATGGGCGGCGGCGCCGTGCAGGACTTCACCTGGGCCCAGGTGGCCGACCAGAGTCGGCGCATGGCGGCCCACCTTCAGGCGCAAGGCTGGGCGCCCGGTTCGAAGGTGGCGATCCTCTCGAAGAACTGCGCCTGGTGGATGATGAGCGACCTGGCCATCTGGATGGCGGGTTATGTGTCGGTGCCGCTGTACCCCACGCTCGCGCCCGAGACCATCACTCAGATCCTCACACACAGCGAAAGCAAGGCCTGCTTCATCGGCAAGCTCGACGGCTGGGCGCACATGAAGCCCGGCGTGCCCGCGGGTCTGCCCTGCCTGAGCTACCCGCTGTCGCCGGACGACGCAGTGGCCGCTTACGAGGGATGGGACACGGTCATCGCGCGCACCCAGCCGCTGCAGGGGTCGCCCGTGCGGGCCGAAGACGAGCTGGCCACGCTGATCTACACCTCGGGCACCACCGGCATGCCCAAGGGCGTGATGCACTCCTTCGGCAACTTCGCCTGGGCGCTGGACCGGGGCATCCAGCGCATCCCGCTCAGCGGCGACGACCGCATGCTGTCCTACCTGCCGCTGGCCCACGTGGTCGAGCGCATGCTGGTGGAGCATGGCTGGCTGCGCACGGCCATGCACGTCTATTTCGCCGAGTCACTGGACACCTTCGCGGCCGACCTGCAGCGTGCGAGGCCCACGGTGTTCTTCTCGGTGCCGCGCCTCTGGGTCAAGTTCCAGCAGGGCATCCACCACAAGATGCCGCCGGCCAAGCTCAACCGGCTGCTGGGCATCCCGATCATCGGTGGCCTCGTGCGGCGCAAGGTGAAAAAGGCCCTCGGCCTGGACCAGTGCACGTTTGCTGCTGGCGGCGCGGCGCCCATGCCGCACGCACTGCTGACCTGGTACAGCCATCTGGGCCAGGACATCAACGAGGGCTACGGCATGACCGAGAACCTCGCGCTCTCGCACATCACCGTGCAGGGCCAGAACCAGCAAGGCACCGTGGGGCCGACCTACCCCGGCGTGGAGCATCGCCTCGACCCCGCGACCGGCGAGATCCAGATGCGCAGCCAGGCGCTGATGATGGGCTACTACAAGGAGCCCGAGAAGACCGCCGAGGTCTTCACACCCGACGGCTGGCTCAAGACCGGCGACAAGGGCGCCATCGACGCGCAGGGCCTGCTGCGCATCACCGGCCGGGTGAAAGACCTGTTCAAGACCGGCAAGGGCAAGTACGTGGCGCCCGCGCCCATCGAAGACAAGCTGGTCATGCACGAAGCGGTGGAGGCCTGCGTGGTCACCGGCGCCAACCTGGGCCAGCCGCTGGGCATCGTGATGCTCAACGCCGACTTCGCCGCCAAGGCCAAAGACACGGCCGGTCGTGCCGATCTGGAGGCCTCGCTGGCCCAACACGTCAAGGCGATCAACGCGACGCTGGACCCGCACGAGCGGCTGCAGTGCCTGGTGGTGACCACCACCGCCTGGACGGTGGACAACGACGTGATCACGCCCACCTTCAAGGTCAAGCGCAACCGCATCGAAGACCTGTACGCGAAACACTACGAGGCCTGGGAGGCCTCGGGCAGTCTGGTGATCTGGGAGAAGGGCTGA
- a CDS encoding helix-turn-helix domain-containing protein yields MSDPIEEAQEDAEAPRWAHSLLTFDMDAHARAQGDWALHYEQLSSGRFRGELALVQLEGVRLTGEKTSLALRQRGRLGEQVYGFAMSVAPTGDVYFDGRKVHPEAILCGSGREIDFVTPPQHHLIALTVERGLLNGLWERMYQKPLATWLERQVELLPTPESAAALRGKHLQALKEALALAQHFTDASPLNQLRDDILIEWIEALPPSVDISDLDSLARRKRMVDKACELMMANPDEPPSILAVCSRVGASRRKLNYCFQDVLGTSPTQYLRALRLNGVRRGLREAGPGATVQDVAARWGFWHLGQFSLDYKKHFFELPSETLARARKSRG; encoded by the coding sequence ATGAGCGACCCCATTGAAGAGGCCCAGGAAGACGCTGAAGCGCCTCGCTGGGCACACTCCCTGCTGACCTTCGACATGGACGCCCACGCTAGGGCCCAGGGCGACTGGGCGTTGCATTACGAACAGCTGTCCAGCGGCCGCTTTCGTGGCGAACTGGCTCTGGTGCAACTCGAAGGGGTGCGCCTGACGGGCGAGAAGACCAGCCTCGCGCTGCGCCAGCGCGGGCGGCTGGGCGAGCAGGTCTACGGGTTTGCGATGTCGGTGGCGCCCACCGGGGATGTGTACTTCGACGGGCGCAAGGTGCACCCGGAAGCCATCCTCTGCGGCAGCGGGAGAGAGATCGATTTCGTCACGCCGCCGCAGCACCACCTGATCGCCTTGACGGTCGAGCGGGGCCTGCTCAACGGGCTCTGGGAGCGCATGTACCAGAAGCCACTGGCCACCTGGCTGGAGCGCCAGGTCGAGTTGCTGCCCACGCCGGAAAGCGCTGCGGCGCTGCGGGGAAAGCACCTGCAAGCACTGAAAGAGGCGCTGGCGCTGGCCCAGCACTTCACTGATGCCTCGCCCCTGAACCAGTTGCGTGACGACATCCTGATCGAATGGATCGAGGCGCTGCCGCCCAGCGTGGACATCTCGGATCTGGATTCGCTGGCGCGGCGCAAGCGCATGGTGGACAAGGCCTGCGAGCTGATGATGGCCAACCCGGACGAGCCACCTTCGATCCTCGCCGTCTGCAGCCGTGTGGGCGCGAGCCGGCGAAAGCTCAACTACTGTTTCCAGGACGTGCTGGGCACCTCGCCCACGCAGTACCTGCGGGCCTTGCGGCTCAACGGCGTGCGGCGCGGTTTGCGTGAGGCGGGGCCGGGGGCGACGGTGCAGGACGTTGCCGCGCGCTGGGGCTTCTGGCACCTGGGGCAGTTCTCGCTGGACTACAAGAAGCACTTTTTCGAGCTGCCTTCGGAGACGCTGGCGCGGGCCCGGAAGAGCAGGGGCTGA
- a CDS encoding NAD-dependent succinate-semialdehyde dehydrogenase gives MTSSYLSPALHVAGQWLTQASGGERPVINPADGSVLAMLPLAGTVELAAAAESARRGFEQWRRVRPHDRYVILRRAADLLRQRVDPIATVLTLEQGKPLSEAKREVLLSADIIDVQAEEGKRLYGRTVAPRVDGILSHTVNRVPVGPVAAFTPWNFPVNLPSRKLGSALAAGCSVVIKPAEETPASCMLLIRCFLDAGVPADAINLVCGDPALVSSFLIERPEIAKVSVTGSVAVGKLLGEHAARHVKRFTGELGGHAPVIVCEDMAEGAGLDFVLKQSVTAKYRNAGQVCASPIRFYVPRAQLATFSERFAAAAQKLQLGSGLDAATQMGPLSHERRVEDMERFVDDAVGLGARLLTGGHRVARPGFFFEPTVFADAPISSRVMQQEPFGPIAVIQPYDTLDAAIEQANALPYALGAYAFTRDLHTAHRLGEAIEAGMVGINHFGVSQPELPFGGHKESGLGQEQGAEGITHYTEVKTITVGRPF, from the coding sequence ATGACTTCTTCCTACCTTTCCCCAGCCCTGCACGTGGCCGGCCAATGGCTCACACAAGCCTCGGGCGGCGAACGCCCGGTGATCAACCCCGCCGATGGCAGCGTGCTCGCCATGCTGCCGCTGGCCGGCACCGTCGAGCTGGCCGCGGCCGCCGAATCGGCCCGTCGCGGCTTTGAACAATGGCGCCGTGTGCGCCCGCACGACCGCTATGTGATCCTGCGCCGCGCGGCCGATCTGCTGCGCCAGCGCGTGGACCCGATCGCCACCGTGCTCACGCTGGAGCAAGGCAAACCCTTGAGCGAAGCGAAGCGAGAGGTGCTGCTGTCGGCCGACATCATCGATGTCCAGGCCGAAGAGGGCAAACGCCTCTATGGCCGCACCGTGGCGCCGCGCGTGGACGGCATCCTCTCGCACACCGTGAACCGCGTGCCGGTCGGCCCGGTGGCGGCGTTCACGCCCTGGAACTTCCCGGTCAACCTGCCCAGCCGCAAGCTCGGCAGCGCGCTCGCGGCGGGCTGCAGCGTGGTCATCAAACCGGCCGAGGAAACACCCGCCAGCTGCATGCTGCTGATACGCTGCTTCCTCGATGCGGGCGTTCCTGCCGATGCGATCAACCTCGTCTGTGGCGATCCGGCGCTGGTTTCTTCGTTCCTGATCGAGCGGCCCGAGATCGCCAAGGTCTCGGTCACCGGCTCGGTGGCCGTGGGCAAGCTGCTGGGTGAGCATGCCGCGCGGCACGTCAAGCGCTTCACCGGCGAACTCGGTGGCCACGCACCGGTGATCGTGTGCGAAGACATGGCCGAAGGCGCGGGGCTGGACTTCGTGCTCAAACAGTCGGTCACCGCCAAGTACCGCAACGCGGGCCAGGTCTGTGCCTCGCCGATCCGCTTCTACGTGCCGCGCGCGCAGCTCGCCACCTTCAGCGAACGCTTCGCCGCCGCCGCGCAGAAGCTGCAGCTCGGTTCGGGGCTGGACGCGGCCACGCAGATGGGGCCGCTGTCGCACGAGCGCCGCGTCGAGGACATGGAGCGCTTCGTGGACGACGCCGTGGGCCTGGGCGCGCGCCTGCTCACCGGCGGCCACCGTGTGGCGCGGCCCGGCTTCTTCTTCGAGCCCACCGTGTTCGCCGACGCGCCGATCAGCAGCCGCGTGATGCAGCAAGAACCCTTCGGTCCCATCGCCGTGATCCAGCCCTACGACACGCTGGATGCCGCCATCGAACAGGCCAACGCGCTGCCCTACGCGCTCGGCGCCTACGCCTTCACGCGCGACCTGCACACCGCGCACCGCCTGGGCGAAGCCATCGAGGCCGGCATGGTCGGCATCAACCACTTCGGCGTCTCGCAGCCCGAGCTGCCGTTTGGCGGCCACAAGGAGAGTGGCCTCGGACAAGAGCAGGGCGCCGAGGGCATCACGCACTACACCGAAGTGAAAACCATCACCGTCGGCAGACCTTTTTGA
- a CDS encoding phosphotransferase enzyme family protein: MTDLAKAAAAEWGLGGARLQFIAGRENQVYRVTDASGDHALRIKRPGYRTRIELESELQWMAALDRAGILVPRPVPSLKGQLLEQADGHLVDLLTWLPGQTLGTLLSGCSDADAQVLFQHLGRDMALFHAASDAWVKPAEFSRVAWDAEGLVGEAPLWGRFWAHPGLSAEDTALFEAFRTRAAQDLRQMDAGLDRGLIHADLVRENVLISDGRMGILDFDDGGWGYRVFDLATTLLKFLDLPHFSQLKEALLQGYLSVRSIDTRSLDLFLALRAVTYVGWIVPRLGEEGARERSHRYVATARHVCQRYLSNPPEH; this comes from the coding sequence ATGACGGACCTCGCCAAGGCGGCGGCCGCCGAATGGGGCCTGGGTGGTGCGCGCCTGCAGTTCATCGCCGGTCGGGAAAACCAGGTCTACCGGGTCACCGACGCCTCTGGCGACCATGCCCTGCGCATCAAGCGCCCCGGCTACCGGACCCGCATCGAACTCGAATCCGAATTGCAGTGGATGGCGGCGCTGGATCGAGCGGGGATTCTGGTGCCGAGACCGGTTCCTTCGCTCAAGGGGCAGTTGCTCGAACAGGCGGACGGCCATCTGGTCGATCTGCTGACCTGGCTGCCCGGCCAGACCCTGGGCACGCTGCTGAGCGGCTGCTCCGACGCCGACGCGCAAGTGCTGTTCCAGCACCTGGGTCGGGACATGGCGCTGTTCCATGCGGCTTCCGATGCCTGGGTCAAACCGGCTGAATTTTCGCGCGTCGCCTGGGACGCCGAAGGGCTGGTGGGTGAGGCACCACTCTGGGGGCGCTTCTGGGCGCATCCCGGGCTGTCTGCCGAAGACACGGCCTTGTTTGAGGCTTTCAGAACCCGGGCAGCGCAAGACCTGCGCCAGATGGACGCTGGCCTCGACCGCGGCCTGATCCATGCCGACCTCGTTCGCGAAAACGTGCTGATCAGCGATGGGCGGATGGGGATCCTGGACTTCGACGATGGGGGATGGGGCTATCGGGTGTTCGATCTCGCCACCACGCTGCTCAAGTTTCTGGACCTGCCCCATTTCTCCCAGCTCAAAGAGGCTCTGCTGCAGGGCTACCTGAGCGTGAGGTCCATCGACACCCGCTCGCTCGACCTGTTCCTGGCGTTGCGGGCCGTGACCTACGTCGGGTGGATCGTGCCCCGTCTGGGCGAAGAAGGCGCACGGGAACGCAGCCATCGCTACGTGGCGACGGCCCGCCATGTCTGCCAGCGGTACCTGTCGAACCCGCCAGAGCATTGA
- the fghA gene encoding S-formylglutathione hydrolase: MSSLFDRLELVSEHGSFGGVQRFYKHASGEIGLPMRFALFLPPQALAGQAVPLLTFLAGLTCTEETFTMKAGAQRVAAQLGQALLMPDTSPRNTGVDSEDHHWDFGVGAGFYLDATQAPWSGHWCMESYLLKELLPAVTAAFNLDNKRQGLFGHSMGGHGALTLALRHPGVFQSLSAFAPICAPTKCPWGHKAFTGYLGQDESTWAAHDASLLMAQQASAPYAGGILIDQGLADKFLAEQLYPEAFEAACAQAGQPLTLRRHAGYDHGYYFISSFIEDHLRHHATALG; this comes from the coding sequence ATGTCTTCTTTATTCGACCGCCTTGAACTGGTCAGCGAACACGGCAGCTTCGGTGGCGTGCAGCGCTTCTACAAACACGCATCGGGCGAGATCGGCCTGCCGATGCGTTTCGCGCTGTTCCTGCCGCCGCAGGCGCTGGCCGGGCAAGCGGTGCCGCTGCTCACCTTCCTCGCGGGGCTGACCTGCACCGAAGAAACCTTCACCATGAAGGCCGGGGCGCAGCGTGTGGCGGCCCAGCTCGGGCAGGCCTTGCTGATGCCCGACACCAGCCCGCGCAACACCGGCGTGGACAGTGAAGACCACCACTGGGACTTCGGCGTGGGCGCAGGGTTCTACCTGGACGCCACGCAGGCACCCTGGTCGGGCCACTGGTGCATGGAGAGCTACCTGCTCAAGGAACTGCTGCCGGCCGTGACGGCAGCGTTCAACCTGGACAACAAACGGCAGGGCCTGTTCGGCCACTCCATGGGCGGCCACGGTGCGCTCACCCTCGCGCTGCGCCACCCGGGCGTGTTCCAGAGCCTGTCGGCGTTCGCGCCCATCTGCGCGCCCACGAAGTGCCCCTGGGGTCACAAGGCGTTCACCGGTTACCTGGGGCAGGACGAGAGCACCTGGGCGGCACACGACGCGAGCCTGCTGATGGCGCAGCAAGCGTCCGCACCGTACGCCGGCGGCATCCTGATCGACCAGGGCCTGGCCGACAAATTCCTCGCCGAGCAGCTGTACCCCGAAGCGTTTGAGGCGGCCTGCGCGCAGGCCGGCCAGCCGCTGACGCTGCGCCGCCACGCCGGCTACGACCACGGCTACTATTTCATCAGCAGCTTCATCGAAGACCACCTGCGCCACCACGCGACGGCGCTGGGGTGA